In Tursiops truncatus isolate mTurTru1 chromosome X, mTurTru1.mat.Y, whole genome shotgun sequence, the following proteins share a genomic window:
- the RPGR gene encoding X-linked retinitis pigmentosa GTPase regulator isoform X2, whose translation MREPEEVVPDSGAVFTFGKTKFAENNPSKFWFKNDIPIYLSCGDEHTAIITGNNKLFMFGSNNWGQLGLGSKSTVNKPTCVKALKLEKMKFAACGRNHTLVSTEGGKVYAAGGNTEGQLGLGDTEERNTFHLISFFTSQHKIKQLSAGSNTSAALTEDGELFMWGDNSEGQIGLQNITSICVPHQVTIGKPISWISCGYYHSAFVTTEGELYTFGEPEYGKLGLPEKLLINHKVPQLVPGIPQKVIQVACGGGHTVALTEKAVYTFGLGQFGQLGLGTFIFETSEPKAVENIKDQKISYVCCGENHTALITDLGLMYTFGDSRHGKLGLGLESFANQFVPTLCSNFLKFIVQLVACGGCHMLVFATPRLDGAEDVELDEIDDCCLPSATSLPISDLTSGNVLQRSLSARVRRREREKSPDCIQTTGTLPPIAGSLIPPVCFPPRSVPFCMSTTNLLEKRMPDKEGPMLPMEPDYFQRKITKGKETDNFSAEDSESLGETTDVLNMVSGKNTRKKQETIEKLKQHTAHTENGGSNEYESEEMSKKMKEGKAYKQLLAKGMYMMQAAVTMEAFSDEDVGNNSGQQRPQANTSAESLQKGIFRHENKHGVYPLKSKEIEKENDEGQSQKDSEVEKIVSEKETGLVKMTGLNDIRKSEENRKNIDTFLDDLPNRDMNIEDEENKNFVKESKSNKRDMIFDSERESMEEPDSNLEGDSESQQGTADGFKQPESIEFSSGEKKDEVETDQNLRYSRKFIEQGHEEEIEHRMSKYMAKCGFKGDHVSDTPEEQEGEDDSEGSGIEEQEIDINEEVPGEKEEEEAKFLSDDLTDRAEVSEGEGKPGGEAEHVPEGGGEGIGKEGNSGVEQRSGTGSEEGEEEKDKGGGEMESLGKGEEDLKEEEEREQKEREQGHQEERNKGLEEGEGSEQAGGEGEEEEGKEEEGGEDREGEEKREGKEEEEKGEGEEVEEGEGQEGEEEGQEEEGGEEEGDEQEGEGGAEEGGEEGEEEEGDGDGEGEREGEEEGGEGEGEEEEGEGEREEGEEEEGEGEGQEADREGEEEGEEGGEEEEGEGEEEGGEEEGEGQGEGEEEEGEEEGQEADREGEEEGEEGGEEEEGEGEEGEGEGEEEEGEEEGEGQEAEGEGEKEGEEGGEEEEGEGEEGEGEEEGEGEGKEREKKEGAARERKEEENSRKEGEKEEEEDDEEEEGKYQERGNEESGRQGRQGGGRESSKGSKMRGSVKYDKDKTYPKKFITNREGKGKEHEVQRFKMPVQSKQLLENGPSGSKTFWNNVLPHYLELK comes from the exons ATGAGGGAACCCGAGGAGGTGGTGCCCG ATTCGGGTGCTGTGTTTACGTTTGGGAAAACTAAATTTGCTGAAAATAATCCCAGCAAATTCTGGTTTAAAAATGATATACCTATATATCTTTCATGTGGAGATGAACATACTGCTATTATTACAG GAAATAATAAGCTTTTCATGTTTGGCAGTAACAACTGGGGTCAGTTAGGATTAGGATCAAAATCGACTGTTAACAAGCCAACGTGTGTCAAAG ctttaaaactggaaaaaatgaaatttgctgCCTGTGGAAGGAACCACACCCTAGTTTCAACAG AAGGAGGCAAAGTATACGCCGCTGGAGGAAATACTGAAGGACAGCTGGGACTTGGTGATACTGAAGAGAGAAACACTTTTCATCTAATTAGTTTTTTTACATCCCAGCATAAGATTAAACAACTCTCTGCTGGGTCTAACACTTCAGCTGCGCTGACTG aGGATGGAGAGCTTTTCATGTGGGGTGACAATTCTGAGGGGCAAATTGGTTTACAAAATATAACTAGTATATGTGTCCCTCATCAAGTGACCATTGGAAAACCTATCTCCTGGATCTCTTGTGGATATTACCATTCAGCTTTTGTAACAA CGGAGGGAGAACTGTACACCTTTGGAGAACCTGAGTATGGGAAGTTAGGTCTTCCCGAAAAGCTGCTGATCAATCACAAAGTGCCCCAGCTGGTGCCTGGAATTCCTCAGAAGGTGATCCAAGTAGCTTGTGGTGGAGGGCACACAGTTGCGCTCACAG AGAAGGCCGTGTACACCTTTGGGCTGGGACAGTTTGGTCAACTGGGTCTTggcacttttatttttgaaacttcaGAACCCAAAGCCGTTGAAAATATTAAGGATCAGAAAATAAGTTATGTTTGCTGTGGGGAAAACCACACAGCTTTGATAACAG atttagGCCTTATGTATACTTTTGGAGACAGTCGACATGGAAAATTAGGACTTGGACTGGAGAGTTTTGCCAATCAGTTCGTTCCTACTTTGTGTTCTAATTTTTTGAAGTTTATAGTACAGTTG GTTGCTTGCGGTGGATGTCACATGCTAGTTTTTGCCACTCCACGACTTGATGGGGCAGAAGATGTTGAGTTAGATGAAATAGATGATTGTTGCTTACCTTCAGCTACATCTCTGCCCATCAGTGATCTGACTTCAGGAAACGTACTGCAGAGATCTTTATCAGCACGTGTGCGGCGAAGAGAGAGG GAGAAATCCCCAGACTGTATTCAAACGACAGGAACACTACCTCCAATTGCAGGGAGTCTCATACCACCTGTTTGTTTTCCACCTCGTTCAGTTCCTTTCTGTATGTCTACAACTAATCTGCTAGAGAAGAGGATGCCTGATAAAGAGGGCCCTATGCTGCCAATGGAACCAG ATTATTTTCAACGTAAAATAACCaaagggaaagagacagacaatTTTTCAGCAGAGGATTCAGAAAGCCTTGGAGAAACTACTGATGTCTTAAATATG GTTTCTGGAAAGAACACAAGAAAG aaacaagaaacaattgAGAAACTGAAGCAGCATACAGCTCATACTGAAAATGGCGGTAGTAATGAATATGAAAGTGAAGAGATGTCcaaaaagatgaaagaagggAAAGCATATAAACAACTTTTGGCAAAAGGAATGTACATGATGCAAGCAGCTGTGACTATGGAagcattttcagatgaggacGTAGGTAACAACTCAGGCCAGCAAAGGCCTCAGGCCAACACCAGTGCAGAGAGTTTGCAAAAAGGGATATTTAGACATGAAAATAAGCATGGCGTCTATCCACTTAAGagtaaggaaatagaaaaggaaaatgatgaaggACAAAGTCAGAAGGATTCAGAAGTGGAGAAAATAGTCTCTGAGAAGGAAACTGGTCTGGTGAAAATGACAGGTCTGAATGATATaagaaaaagtgaagagaatagaaaaaatattgatacattccTTGACGACTTACCAAATAGAGACATGAATATTgaggatgaagaaaataaaaactttgttaAGGAAAGTAAAAGTAACAAGCGAGATATGATCTTTGACAGTGAAAGAGAATCTATGGAGGAGCCAGACAGTAACTTGGAAGGTGATAGTGAAAGTCAGCAGGGTACAGCTGATGGATTCAAGCAGCCTGAGTCAATAGAATTTAGCAGTGGAGAGAAAAAGGATGAAGTGGAAACTGACCAAAACTTGCGGTATAGCAGAAAATTTATTGAACAAGGACATGAGGAAGAGATCGAACACAGAATGTCCAAATACATGGCAAAATGTGGTTTTAAGGGTGACCACGTATCAGACACCCCAgaggagcaggaaggagaagaTGATTCAGAAGGAAGTGGAATAGAGGAGCAAGAGATAGATATAAATGAGGAGGTGcctggagaaaaagaggaagaggaagcaaagTTCCTGTCAGATGACCTTACAGACAGAGCAGAGGTGAGTGAAGGCGAGGGAAAGCCAGGGGGAGAGGCAGAGCACGTGCCTGAAGGTGGAGGTGAGGGAATCGGGAAGGAGGGTAATTCAGGAGTGGAACAGAGGAGTGGAACAGGAagtgaggagggggaggaggagaaagacaagggaggaggagaaatggAGAGCCTGGGTAAGGGAGAGGAAGAcctgaaagaggaggaggaacgGGAGCAAAAGGAGAGGGAACAGGGCCAtcaggaggaaagaaacaaagggctggaggaaggggaagggagcgAGCAAGCagggggggaaggagaggaggaggaaggcaaggaggaagaggggggagaagacagagaaggagaggagaagagagaagggaaagaggaagaagagaaaggagagggggaggaagtagaagaaggggaggggcaggaaggagaagaggaagggcaggaagaagaggggggagaggaggagggagatgagcaggagggagaagggggagcagaggagggaggagaagaaggagaggaggaggaaggagatggggacggagaaggggaaagagagggggaggaggaaggaggagagggagaaggagaggaggaggagggagagggagaaagagaagaaggggaggaggaggaaggggagggggaggggcaggaagcagacagggagggagaagaggagggggaagaaggaggagaagaggaagaaggagagggggaggaggaaggaggagaggaggagggagaggggcaaggagaaggagaggaggaagaaggagaggaggaggggcaggaagcagacagggagggagaagaggagggggaagaaggaggagaagaggaagaaggagagggggaggagggggaaggagagggggaggaggaggaaggagaggaggagggggaggggcaggaagcagagggggagggagaaaaggagggggaagaaggaggagaagaggaagaaggagagggggaggagggggaaggagaggaagagggagagggggaaggcaaggaaagggaaaagaaggaggGGGCAgcgagggagaggaaagaggaagaaaacagcaggaaagaaggggagaaggaagaagaggaggatgatgaggaagaggagggaaagtaCCAGGAGAGAGGCAATGAAGAAAGTGGAAGGCAGGGAAGACAGGGTGGAGGAAGAGAATCCAGCAAAGGGAGCAAGATGAGAGGATCTGTGAAATATGACAAAGATAAAACATATCCAAAAAAGTTTATTACTaacagggaaggaaaggggaaagagcaTGAAGTACAGAGGTTCAAAATGCCAGTGCAGTCAAAACAACTCTTAGAAAATGGGCCATCAGGTTCCAAAACATTTTGGAATAATGTATTACCACATTATTTGGAATTGAAGTAA
- the RPGR gene encoding X-linked retinitis pigmentosa GTPase regulator isoform X4 encodes MEYKDSGAVFTFGKTKFAENNPSKFWFKNDIPIYLSCGDEHTAIITGNNKLFMFGSNNWGQLGLGSKSTVNKPTCVKALKLEKMKFAACGRNHTLVSTEGGKVYAAGGNTEGQLGLGDTEERNTFHLISFFTSQHKIKQLSAGSNTSAALTEDGELFMWGDNSEGQIGLQNITSICVPHQVTIGKPISWISCGYYHSAFVTTEGELYTFGEPEYGKLGLPEKLLINHKVPQLVPGIPQKVIQVACGGGHTVALTEKAVYTFGLGQFGQLGLGTFIFETSEPKAVENIKDQKISYVCCGENHTALITDLGLMYTFGDSRHGKLGLGLESFANQFVPTLCSNFLKFIVQLVACGGCHMLVFATPRLDGAEDVELDEIDDCCLPSATSLPISDLTSGNVLQRSLSARVRRREREKSPDCIQTTGTLPPIAGSLIPPVCFPPRSVPFCMSTTNLLEKRMPDKEGPMLPMEPDYFQRKITKGKETDNFSAEDSESLGETTDVLNMTHMMSLNSNEKSLKLSPVQKQKVSGKNTRKKQETIEKLKQHTAHTENGGSNEYESEEMSKKMKEGKAYKQLLAKGMYMMQAAVTMEAFSDEDVGNNSGQQRPQANTSAESLQKGIFRHENKHGVYPLKSKEIEKENDEGQSQKDSEVEKIVSEKETGLVKMTGLNDIRKSEENRKNIDTFLDDLPNRDMNIEDEENKNFVKESKSNKRDMIFDSERESMEEPDSNLEGDSESQQGTADGFKQPESIEFSSGEKKDEVETDQNLRYSRKFIEQGHEEEIEHRMSKYMAKCGFKGDHVSDTPEEQEGEDDSEGSGIEEQEIDINEEVPGEKEEEEAKFLSDDLTDRAEVSEGEGKPGGEAEHVPEGGGEGIGKEGNSGVEQRSGTGSEEGEEEKDKGGGEMESLGKGEEDLKEEEEREQKEREQGHQEERNKGLEEGEGSEQAGGEGEEEEGKEEEGGEDREGEEKREGKEEEEKGEGEEVEEGEGQEGEEEGQEEEGGEEEGDEQEGEGGAEEGGEEGEEEEGDGDGEGEREGEEEGGEGEGEEEEGEGEREEGEEEEGEGEGQEADREGEEEGEEGGEEEEGEGEEEGGEEEGEGQGEGEEEEGEEEGQEADREGEEEGEEGGEEEEGEGEEGEGEGEEEEGEEEGEGQEAEGEGEKEGEEGGEEEEGEGEEGEGEEEGEGEGKEREKKEGAARERKEEENSRKEGEKEEEEDDEEEEGKYQERGNEESGRQGRQGGGRESSKGSKMRGSVKYDKDKTYPKKFITNREGKGKEHEVQRFKMPVQSKQLLENGPSGSKTFWNNVLPHYLELK; translated from the exons ATTCGGGTGCTGTGTTTACGTTTGGGAAAACTAAATTTGCTGAAAATAATCCCAGCAAATTCTGGTTTAAAAATGATATACCTATATATCTTTCATGTGGAGATGAACATACTGCTATTATTACAG GAAATAATAAGCTTTTCATGTTTGGCAGTAACAACTGGGGTCAGTTAGGATTAGGATCAAAATCGACTGTTAACAAGCCAACGTGTGTCAAAG ctttaaaactggaaaaaatgaaatttgctgCCTGTGGAAGGAACCACACCCTAGTTTCAACAG AAGGAGGCAAAGTATACGCCGCTGGAGGAAATACTGAAGGACAGCTGGGACTTGGTGATACTGAAGAGAGAAACACTTTTCATCTAATTAGTTTTTTTACATCCCAGCATAAGATTAAACAACTCTCTGCTGGGTCTAACACTTCAGCTGCGCTGACTG aGGATGGAGAGCTTTTCATGTGGGGTGACAATTCTGAGGGGCAAATTGGTTTACAAAATATAACTAGTATATGTGTCCCTCATCAAGTGACCATTGGAAAACCTATCTCCTGGATCTCTTGTGGATATTACCATTCAGCTTTTGTAACAA CGGAGGGAGAACTGTACACCTTTGGAGAACCTGAGTATGGGAAGTTAGGTCTTCCCGAAAAGCTGCTGATCAATCACAAAGTGCCCCAGCTGGTGCCTGGAATTCCTCAGAAGGTGATCCAAGTAGCTTGTGGTGGAGGGCACACAGTTGCGCTCACAG AGAAGGCCGTGTACACCTTTGGGCTGGGACAGTTTGGTCAACTGGGTCTTggcacttttatttttgaaacttcaGAACCCAAAGCCGTTGAAAATATTAAGGATCAGAAAATAAGTTATGTTTGCTGTGGGGAAAACCACACAGCTTTGATAACAG atttagGCCTTATGTATACTTTTGGAGACAGTCGACATGGAAAATTAGGACTTGGACTGGAGAGTTTTGCCAATCAGTTCGTTCCTACTTTGTGTTCTAATTTTTTGAAGTTTATAGTACAGTTG GTTGCTTGCGGTGGATGTCACATGCTAGTTTTTGCCACTCCACGACTTGATGGGGCAGAAGATGTTGAGTTAGATGAAATAGATGATTGTTGCTTACCTTCAGCTACATCTCTGCCCATCAGTGATCTGACTTCAGGAAACGTACTGCAGAGATCTTTATCAGCACGTGTGCGGCGAAGAGAGAGG GAGAAATCCCCAGACTGTATTCAAACGACAGGAACACTACCTCCAATTGCAGGGAGTCTCATACCACCTGTTTGTTTTCCACCTCGTTCAGTTCCTTTCTGTATGTCTACAACTAATCTGCTAGAGAAGAGGATGCCTGATAAAGAGGGCCCTATGCTGCCAATGGAACCAG ATTATTTTCAACGTAAAATAACCaaagggaaagagacagacaatTTTTCAGCAGAGGATTCAGAAAGCCTTGGAGAAACTACTGATGTCTTAAATATG acaCATATGATGAGCCTGAATTCCaatgaaaaatcattaaaattatcaCCAGTTCAAAAACAAAAG GTTTCTGGAAAGAACACAAGAAAG aaacaagaaacaattgAGAAACTGAAGCAGCATACAGCTCATACTGAAAATGGCGGTAGTAATGAATATGAAAGTGAAGAGATGTCcaaaaagatgaaagaagggAAAGCATATAAACAACTTTTGGCAAAAGGAATGTACATGATGCAAGCAGCTGTGACTATGGAagcattttcagatgaggacGTAGGTAACAACTCAGGCCAGCAAAGGCCTCAGGCCAACACCAGTGCAGAGAGTTTGCAAAAAGGGATATTTAGACATGAAAATAAGCATGGCGTCTATCCACTTAAGagtaaggaaatagaaaaggaaaatgatgaaggACAAAGTCAGAAGGATTCAGAAGTGGAGAAAATAGTCTCTGAGAAGGAAACTGGTCTGGTGAAAATGACAGGTCTGAATGATATaagaaaaagtgaagagaatagaaaaaatattgatacattccTTGACGACTTACCAAATAGAGACATGAATATTgaggatgaagaaaataaaaactttgttaAGGAAAGTAAAAGTAACAAGCGAGATATGATCTTTGACAGTGAAAGAGAATCTATGGAGGAGCCAGACAGTAACTTGGAAGGTGATAGTGAAAGTCAGCAGGGTACAGCTGATGGATTCAAGCAGCCTGAGTCAATAGAATTTAGCAGTGGAGAGAAAAAGGATGAAGTGGAAACTGACCAAAACTTGCGGTATAGCAGAAAATTTATTGAACAAGGACATGAGGAAGAGATCGAACACAGAATGTCCAAATACATGGCAAAATGTGGTTTTAAGGGTGACCACGTATCAGACACCCCAgaggagcaggaaggagaagaTGATTCAGAAGGAAGTGGAATAGAGGAGCAAGAGATAGATATAAATGAGGAGGTGcctggagaaaaagaggaagaggaagcaaagTTCCTGTCAGATGACCTTACAGACAGAGCAGAGGTGAGTGAAGGCGAGGGAAAGCCAGGGGGAGAGGCAGAGCACGTGCCTGAAGGTGGAGGTGAGGGAATCGGGAAGGAGGGTAATTCAGGAGTGGAACAGAGGAGTGGAACAGGAagtgaggagggggaggaggagaaagacaagggaggaggagaaatggAGAGCCTGGGTAAGGGAGAGGAAGAcctgaaagaggaggaggaacgGGAGCAAAAGGAGAGGGAACAGGGCCAtcaggaggaaagaaacaaagggctggaggaaggggaagggagcgAGCAAGCagggggggaaggagaggaggaggaaggcaaggaggaagaggggggagaagacagagaaggagaggagaagagagaagggaaagaggaagaagagaaaggagagggggaggaagtagaagaaggggaggggcaggaaggagaagaggaagggcaggaagaagaggggggagaggaggagggagatgagcaggagggagaagggggagcagaggagggaggagaagaaggagaggaggaggaaggagatggggacggagaaggggaaagagagggggaggaggaaggaggagagggagaaggagaggaggaggagggagagggagaaagagaagaaggggaggaggaggaaggggagggggaggggcaggaagcagacagggagggagaagaggagggggaagaaggaggagaagaggaagaaggagagggggaggaggaaggaggagaggaggagggagaggggcaaggagaaggagaggaggaagaaggagaggaggaggggcaggaagcagacagggagggagaagaggagggggaagaaggaggagaagaggaagaaggagagggggaggagggggaaggagagggggaggaggaggaaggagaggaggagggggaggggcaggaagcagagggggagggagaaaaggagggggaagaaggaggagaagaggaagaaggagagggggaggagggggaaggagaggaagagggagagggggaaggcaaggaaagggaaaagaaggaggGGGCAgcgagggagaggaaagaggaagaaaacagcaggaaagaaggggagaaggaagaagaggaggatgatgaggaagaggagggaaagtaCCAGGAGAGAGGCAATGAAGAAAGTGGAAGGCAGGGAAGACAGGGTGGAGGAAGAGAATCCAGCAAAGGGAGCAAGATGAGAGGATCTGTGAAATATGACAAAGATAAAACATATCCAAAAAAGTTTATTACTaacagggaaggaaaggggaaagagcaTGAAGTACAGAGGTTCAAAATGCCAGTGCAGTCAAAACAACTCTTAGAAAATGGGCCATCAGGTTCCAAAACATTTTGGAATAATGTATTACCACATTATTTGGAATTGAAGTAA